A genome region from Manis javanica isolate MJ-LG chromosome 3, MJ_LKY, whole genome shotgun sequence includes the following:
- the MST1R gene encoding macrophage-stimulating protein receptor isoform X2 produces MGQLRPAPQPPRPRAGLPGTVPQRRGRAGFRRRGGGAGPPSCSPRQSGPRLGGREDGLLAPRRVCSAPGAWPEGGAGGRRPVGPGDRLRARAPMEPSAPPLLVLLAVAAATESWQCPRIPYAASRDFDVQYTLPSFSAGGPVQAVATYEGGGDGSAVFVGTRNRLHVLGASLQPVESLTTGPAGDPRCQTCAACGPGPHGPAGDTDAVVLALEPALPALISCGSSLHGRCFLHELEPRGPAVHLAPPACLFSAHGNRPDYCPDCVASPLGTLVTVVEQGHASYLYSASSLDAVVAATFSPRSVSVRRLKADVSGFAAGFASLSVRPALLASYRIEYVYSFQAGAFVYLLAVQPARVDAPGAPHTRLARLSATDAGLADYRELVLDCRFEPKRRRRGAHEGGQPYPVLRAAHAAPVGAGLAAELSIAEGQDVLFGAFEASRESSTAVGPHSVVCAFPVKLLDTVIEQGEERCCDPPVPPGLRRGLDFFQEHSFCPNPPGLEGPSPNASCRHFPLLVSSSLSRVDLFNGRLEAVQVTALHVTRLGNVTVAHMGTADGRILQVEVARSLNYLLYVSNFSLGSNGQPVQRDVRRLGDHLLFASGEQVFQVPIQGPGCRHFLTCERCLRAQRFMGCGWCGDMCGRQKECPGSWQQDHCPPEFTKFHPTSGPLRGSTRLTLCGSNFYLHPNGLVPEGTHRVTVGQSPCQLLRKDSSNISSMPRKDYVEELECELEPQDAQTAGPANISLIVTNMPPGKHFRVDGISIQQGFSFMEPRLTAVQPLFGPRAGGTRLTLEGQGLAVGNNRTVLVNGTECRLQGVSDGQLFCTTPPGAAPASVPIHLQVGGAMVPGSWTFHYREDPVVLGISPNCGYTGSHVTIRGLHLTSVWYLNLSFHDGLRAVESRCMEQLPEQLRCRLPEYVVRGSQGWVPGNLSAWGDGAAGFTLPGFRFLPPPHPPSTDLAPLKPEENAIKFEYIGLGAVADCVDVNVTVGGTSCQHELRGDVVVCPLSASLQLGMDGALLQVCVDGGCHLLGRVARLGSEGVPQKTLLGILLSLLLLVAILATVLILNSQRRKQLALPLNPEHLASLEQTGAVPLPVLGSGSDYRGELVEVPEAGAVPSAAQAPNSFSTAAPGTDRPDSTPRGHKACCSDSGDGACVPLLQTESTQLGDLDPALLAEVKDVLISHERVVTHSDQVIGKGHFGVVYHGEYTDEAQNRIHCAIKSLSRITELQEVEAFLREGLLMRSLHHPNVLALVGIVLPPEGLPLVLLPYMRHGDLLHFIRSPQRNPTVKDLVSFGLQVARGMEYLAEQKFVHRDLAARNCMLDGSFTVKVADFGLARDILDKEYYSVRQHRHARLPVKWMALESLQTYRFTTKSDVWSFGVLLWELLTRGAPPYPHIDPFDLAHFLAQGRRLPQPEYCPDALYAVMQRCWAEDPAVRPTFRVLAGEVEHVATALCGDHYVQLPGAYVNLGPGALDEVNMPLQPSLLTPERRSPGRPRPLSEPPWPT; encoded by the exons ATGGGGCAGCTCAGACCTGCTCCGCAACCCCCGCGCCCGCGCGCAGGCCTCCCGGGGACGGTGCCCCAGAGAAGGGGCCGGGCGGGCTTCCGGaggcggggcggcggggcggggccgccCTCTTGCTCCCCGCGCCAGTCCGGGCCGCGGCTGGGCGGCAGGGAGGACGGCCTGTTGGCTCCCCGCCGGGTGTGCAGCGCGCCCGGTGCTTGGCCCGAGGGCGGGGCGGGCGGGAGGCGGCCTGTGGGCCCCGGGGACCGGCTCCGGGCGCGGGCCCCAATGGAGCCGTCGGCGCCGCCGCTGCTCGTGCTGCTCGCGGTGGCCGCTGCGACCGAGTCCTGGCAGTGCCCGCGCATCCCCTACGCCGCCTCCCGCGACTTTGACGTGCAGTACACGCTGCCCAGCTTCTCCGCCGGCGGCCCGGTGCAGGCCGTGGCCACCTACGAGGGCGGCGGCGACGGGAGCGCCGTGTTCGTGGGCACGCGCAACCGTCTGCACGTGCTCGGCGCCAGCCTGCAGCCCGTCGAGAGCCTGACCACCGGCCCTGCCGGGGACCCTCGCTGCCAGACCTGTGCGGCCTGCGGCCCGGGCCCCCACGGCCCTGCGGGGGACACGGACGCGGTGGTGCTGGCGCTGGAGCCGGCGCTACCCGCGCTCATCAGCTGTGGCTCCAGCCTGCACGGCCGCTGCTTCCTGCACGAGCTGGAGCCCCGCGGACCCGCAGTGCACCTGGCGCCGCCAGCCTGCCTCTTCTCGGCGCACGGCAACCGGCCCGACTACTGCCCCGACTGCGTGGCCAGCCCTCTGGGCACCCTGGTGACGGTGGTCGAGCAGGGACACGCCTCCTACCTGTACTCGGCCTCCTCGCTGGACGCGGTGGTGGCTGCGACCTTCAGCCCCCGTTCGGTGTCGGTCCGGCGCCTCAAGGCCGACGTCTCGGGCTTCGCGGCCGGCTTCGCCTCGCTGTCGGTGCGGCCCGCGCTCCTGGCGTCCTACCGCATCGAGTACGTGTACAGCTTCCAGGCCGGAGCCTTCGTGTACCTCCTGGCGGTGCAGCCGGCCCGCGTGGACGCCCCCGGCGCCCCGCACACGCGCCTGGCCCGGCTCAGCGCCACCGACGCGGGGCTGGCCGACTACCGCGAGCTGGTCCTCGACTGCCGCTTTGAGCCCAAACGCCGGCGGCGCGGGGCCCACGAGGGCGGGCAGCCCTACCCCGTGCTGCGCGCGGCCCACGCGGCCCCGGTGGGCGCGGGGCTGGCCGCGGAGCTGAGCATCGCCGAGGGCCAGGACGTGCTGTTCGGGGCCTTCGAagccagcagagagagcagcacgGCTGTGGGCCCCCACTCTGTCGTCTGCGCCTTCCCCGTCAAGCTGCTGGACACTGTCATCGAGCAGGGAGAGGAGCGCTGTTGCGACCCGCCGGTGCCCCCGGGCCTGCGGCGAGGCCTCGACTTCTTCCAGGAGCACAGTTTTTGTCCCAACCCG CCTGGCCTGGAGGGCCCCAGCCCCAACGCAAGCTGCCGCCACTTCCCTCTGCTGGTCAGCAGCAGCCTCTCACGTGTGGACCTATTCAATGGGCGGCTAGAGGCAGTGCAGGTCACTGCACTGCACGTGACACGCCTTGGCAATGTCACGGTGGCCCACATGGGCACGGCCGATGGCCGCATCCTGCAG GTGGAGGTGGCCAGATCTCTCAACTACTTGCTGTATGTGTCCAACTTCTCACTGGGCAGCAATGGGCAGCCTGTGCAACGGGATGTCCGTCGCCTTGGGGACCATCTGCTCTTTGCCTCTGGGGAACAG GTCTTCCAGGTACCTATCCAGGGCCCTGGCTGCCGCCACTTCCTCACCTGTGAGCGTTGTCTACGGGCACAGCGTTTCATGGGCTGTGGCTGGTGTGGGGACATGTGTGGCCGGCAGAAGGAGTGTCCTGGCTCCTGGCAGCAGGACCACTGCCCCCCTGAATTTACCAAG TTCCACCCCACCAGCGGACCTCTAAGGGGCAGCACGAGGCTGACCCTGTGCGGCTCTAACTTCTACCTGCACCCCAATGGTCTGGTCCCCGAGGGCACTCACCGGGTCACTGTGGGCCAAAGTCCCTGCCAGCTGCTGCGCAAGGACAGCTCCAACATCAG CTCCATGCCCCGGAAGGACTATGTAGAGGAGCTTGAATGTGAGCTGGAGCCCCAGGATGCCCAGACAGCTGGGCCTGCCAACATCAGTCTCATCGTGACCAACATGCCCCCAGGCAAGCACTTCCGGGTAGATGGCATCTCCAtacagcaaggcttctctttcATG GAGCCCAGGCTGACAGCAGTACAGCCCCTCTTTGGCCCACGGGCAGGGGGCACTCGCCTCACCCTGGAAGGCCAGGGCCTGGCTGTAGGCAACAACCGGACTGTGCTGGTCAACGGGACTGAGTGCAGGCTGCAGGG GGTCAGCGACGGACAGCTTTTCTGTACCACACCCCCCGGGGCAGCTCCGGCCAGTGTTCCCATTCACCTGCAGGTAGGGGGCGCCATGGTGCCTGGCTCCTGGACCTTCCACTACCGAGAGGACCCGGTTGTGCTGGGCATCAGCCCCAACTGTGGCTACAC AGGCTCCCATGTCACCATCCGTGGCCTGCATCTGACGTCAGTGTGGTACCTCAATCTGTCCTTCCATGACGGGCTCCGGGCAGTGGAAAGCAGG TGTATGGAGCAGCTCCCAGAGCAGCTTCGGTGCCGCCTGCCTGAATACGTGGTCCGAGGCTCCCAGGGGTGGGTGCCAGGGAACCTGAGTGCCTGGGGGGACGGAGCAGCTGGCTTCACACTGCCGGGCTTTcgcttcctgcccccaccccacccacccagcacTGACCTGGCCCCCCTGAAGCCTGAAGAGAATGCCATTAAGTTCGAG TACATCGGGCTGGGCGCTGTGGCTGACTGCGTGGATGTGAACGTGACCGTGGGCGGTACGAGCTGCCAGCACGAGCTCCGGGGGGATGTGGTCGTCTGCCCCCTGTCTGCCTCCCTGCAGCTTGGCATGGACGGCGCTCTGCTGCAG GTCTGCGTGGATGGTGGATGTCACTTGCTGGGCAGGGTGGCACGGCTGGGCTCCGAGGGGGTCCCGCAGAAGACACTCCTGGGCATCCTGCTGTCCCTGCTCTTGCTTGTGGCTATACTGGCCACCGTGCTGATCCTCAACTCCCAGCGGAGGAAGCAGCTGG CCCTTCCCCTGAACCCCGAGCACCTGGCATCGTTGGAGCAGACGGGAGCTGTGCCCCTGCCTGTCCTGGGCTCAGGCTCTGACTACAGAGGTGAGCTGGTGGAGGTGCCGGAAGCTGGGGCCGTACCCTCTGCTGCACAAGCCCCTAACTCCTTCTCCACCGCAGCGCCTGGCACTGACAGGCCGGATTCCACCCCTCGGGGCCACAAAGCATGCTGCTCAGACAGTGGGGATGGGGCCTGCGTCCCACTGCTGCAGACCGAGTCCACCCAGCTTGGGGACCTGGACCCTGCGCTCCTGGCTGAGGTCAAGGACGTGCTGATTTCCCATGAACGAGTGGTGACCCACAGTGACCAAGTCATTGGCAAAG GCCACTTTGGGGTTGTCTACCACGGAGAATACACAGACGAGGCTCAGAACCGAATCCACTGTGCCATCAAGTCACTGAGTC GCATCACGGAACTGCAGGAGGTGGAGGCCTTCCTGCGTGAGGGGCTGCTCATGCGCAGTCTGCACCACCCAAACGTGCTGGCCCTCGTCGGTATTGTGCTGCCCCCTGAAGGGCTGCCCCTTGTGCTGCTGCCCTATATGCGCCACGGAGACCTGCTGCATTTCATCCGCTCGCCCCAGCGG AACCCCACGGTGAAGGACCTCGTCAGCTTCGGCCTGCAGGTGGCCCGCGGCATGGAGTACCTAGCTGAACAGAAGTTTGTCCACAGGGACCTGGCTGCTCGGAACTGCAT GCTGGATGGGTCATTCACGGTCAAGGTGGCTGACTTCGGCCTGGCCCGCGACATCCTGGACAAAGAGTACTACAGCGTCCGCCAGCACCGCCACGCTCGCCTGCCTGTCAAATGGATGGCGCTGGAGAGCCTGCAGACCTACAGGTTTACCACCAAGTCTGACGTG TGGTCATTTGGTGTGCTGCTCTGGGAGCTGCTGACACGGGGTGCCCCACCATACCCCCACATCGACCCTTTTGACCTCGCTCACTTCCTGGCCCAGGGTCGCCGCCTGCCCCAGCCTGAGTACTGCCCCGATGCTCT GTACGCAGTGATGCAGCGCTGCTGGGCTGAGGACCCTGCGGTGCGACCCACGTTCAGAGTGCTGGCTGGGGAAGTGGAGCATGTGGCCACTGCACTGTGCGGGGACCACTACGTGCAGCTGCCCGGGGCCTACGTGAACCTGGGCCCTGGTGCCTTAGACGAGGTGAACATGCCCCTGCAGCCGTCCCTGCTCACACCCGAGCGCAGGAGCCCGGGGCGGCCCAGGCCCCTCTCAGAGCCACCGTGGCCCACGTGA
- the MST1R gene encoding macrophage-stimulating protein receptor isoform X3 yields MGQLRPAPQPPRPRAGLPGTVPQRRGRAGFRRRGGGAGPPSCSPRQSGPRLGGREDGLLAPRRVCSAPGAWPEGGAGGRRPVGPGDRLRARAPMEPSAPPLLVLLAVAAATESWQCPRIPYAASRDFDVQYTLPSFSAGGPVQAVATYEGGGDGSAVFVGTRNRLHVLGASLQPVESLTTGPAGDPRCQTCAACGPGPHGPAGDTDAVVLALEPALPALISCGSSLHGRCFLHELEPRGPAVHLAPPACLFSAHGNRPDYCPDCVASPLGTLVTVVEQGHASYLYSASSLDAVVAATFSPRSVSVRRLKADVSGFAAGFASLSVRPALLASYRIEYVYSFQAGAFVYLLAVQPARVDAPGAPHTRLARLSATDAGLADYRELVLDCRFEPKRRRRGAHEGGQPYPVLRAAHAAPVGAGLAAELSIAEGQDVLFGAFEASRESSTAVGPHSVVCAFPVKLLDTVIEQGEERCCDPPVPPGLRRGLDFFQEHSFCPNPPGLEGPSPNASCRHFPLLVSSSLSRVDLFNGRLEAVQVTALHVTRLGNVTVAHMGTADGRILQVEVARSLNYLLYVSNFSLGSNGQPVQRDVRRLGDHLLFASGEQVFQVPIQGPGCRHFLTCERCLRAQRFMGCGWCGDMCGRQKECPGSWQQDHCPPEFTKFHPTSGPLRGSTRLTLCGSNFYLHPNGLVPEGTHRVTVGQSPCQLLRKDSSNISSMPRKDYVEELECELEPQDAQTAGPANISLIVTNMPPGKHFRVDGISIQQGFSFMEPRLTAVQPLFGPRAGGTRLTLEGQGLAVGNNRTVLVNGTECRLQGRVSDGQLFCTTPPGAAPASVPIHLQVGGAMVPGSWTFHYREDPVVLGISPNCGYTGSHVTIRGLHLTSVWYLNLSFHDGLRAVESRCMEQLPEQLRCRLPEYVVRGSQGWVPGNLSAWGDGAAGFTLPGFRFLPPPHPPSTDLAPLKPEENAIKFEYIGLGAVADCVDVNVTVGGTSCQHELRGDVVVCPLSASLQLGMDGALLQVCVDGGCHLLGRVARLGSEGVPQKTLLGILLSLLLLVAILATVLILNSQRRKQLALPLNPEHLASLEQTGAVPLPVLGSGSDYRAPGTDRPDSTPRGHKACCSDSGDGACVPLLQTESTQLGDLDPALLAEVKDVLISHERVVTHSDQVIGKGHFGVVYHGEYTDEAQNRIHCAIKSLSRITELQEVEAFLREGLLMRSLHHPNVLALVGIVLPPEGLPLVLLPYMRHGDLLHFIRSPQRNPTVKDLVSFGLQVARGMEYLAEQKFVHRDLAARNCMLDGSFTVKVADFGLARDILDKEYYSVRQHRHARLPVKWMALESLQTYRFTTKSDVWSFGVLLWELLTRGAPPYPHIDPFDLAHFLAQGRRLPQPEYCPDALYAVMQRCWAEDPAVRPTFRVLAGEVEHVATALCGDHYVQLPGAYVNLGPGALDEVNMPLQPSLLTPERRSPGRPRPLSEPPWPT; encoded by the exons ATGGGGCAGCTCAGACCTGCTCCGCAACCCCCGCGCCCGCGCGCAGGCCTCCCGGGGACGGTGCCCCAGAGAAGGGGCCGGGCGGGCTTCCGGaggcggggcggcggggcggggccgccCTCTTGCTCCCCGCGCCAGTCCGGGCCGCGGCTGGGCGGCAGGGAGGACGGCCTGTTGGCTCCCCGCCGGGTGTGCAGCGCGCCCGGTGCTTGGCCCGAGGGCGGGGCGGGCGGGAGGCGGCCTGTGGGCCCCGGGGACCGGCTCCGGGCGCGGGCCCCAATGGAGCCGTCGGCGCCGCCGCTGCTCGTGCTGCTCGCGGTGGCCGCTGCGACCGAGTCCTGGCAGTGCCCGCGCATCCCCTACGCCGCCTCCCGCGACTTTGACGTGCAGTACACGCTGCCCAGCTTCTCCGCCGGCGGCCCGGTGCAGGCCGTGGCCACCTACGAGGGCGGCGGCGACGGGAGCGCCGTGTTCGTGGGCACGCGCAACCGTCTGCACGTGCTCGGCGCCAGCCTGCAGCCCGTCGAGAGCCTGACCACCGGCCCTGCCGGGGACCCTCGCTGCCAGACCTGTGCGGCCTGCGGCCCGGGCCCCCACGGCCCTGCGGGGGACACGGACGCGGTGGTGCTGGCGCTGGAGCCGGCGCTACCCGCGCTCATCAGCTGTGGCTCCAGCCTGCACGGCCGCTGCTTCCTGCACGAGCTGGAGCCCCGCGGACCCGCAGTGCACCTGGCGCCGCCAGCCTGCCTCTTCTCGGCGCACGGCAACCGGCCCGACTACTGCCCCGACTGCGTGGCCAGCCCTCTGGGCACCCTGGTGACGGTGGTCGAGCAGGGACACGCCTCCTACCTGTACTCGGCCTCCTCGCTGGACGCGGTGGTGGCTGCGACCTTCAGCCCCCGTTCGGTGTCGGTCCGGCGCCTCAAGGCCGACGTCTCGGGCTTCGCGGCCGGCTTCGCCTCGCTGTCGGTGCGGCCCGCGCTCCTGGCGTCCTACCGCATCGAGTACGTGTACAGCTTCCAGGCCGGAGCCTTCGTGTACCTCCTGGCGGTGCAGCCGGCCCGCGTGGACGCCCCCGGCGCCCCGCACACGCGCCTGGCCCGGCTCAGCGCCACCGACGCGGGGCTGGCCGACTACCGCGAGCTGGTCCTCGACTGCCGCTTTGAGCCCAAACGCCGGCGGCGCGGGGCCCACGAGGGCGGGCAGCCCTACCCCGTGCTGCGCGCGGCCCACGCGGCCCCGGTGGGCGCGGGGCTGGCCGCGGAGCTGAGCATCGCCGAGGGCCAGGACGTGCTGTTCGGGGCCTTCGAagccagcagagagagcagcacgGCTGTGGGCCCCCACTCTGTCGTCTGCGCCTTCCCCGTCAAGCTGCTGGACACTGTCATCGAGCAGGGAGAGGAGCGCTGTTGCGACCCGCCGGTGCCCCCGGGCCTGCGGCGAGGCCTCGACTTCTTCCAGGAGCACAGTTTTTGTCCCAACCCG CCTGGCCTGGAGGGCCCCAGCCCCAACGCAAGCTGCCGCCACTTCCCTCTGCTGGTCAGCAGCAGCCTCTCACGTGTGGACCTATTCAATGGGCGGCTAGAGGCAGTGCAGGTCACTGCACTGCACGTGACACGCCTTGGCAATGTCACGGTGGCCCACATGGGCACGGCCGATGGCCGCATCCTGCAG GTGGAGGTGGCCAGATCTCTCAACTACTTGCTGTATGTGTCCAACTTCTCACTGGGCAGCAATGGGCAGCCTGTGCAACGGGATGTCCGTCGCCTTGGGGACCATCTGCTCTTTGCCTCTGGGGAACAG GTCTTCCAGGTACCTATCCAGGGCCCTGGCTGCCGCCACTTCCTCACCTGTGAGCGTTGTCTACGGGCACAGCGTTTCATGGGCTGTGGCTGGTGTGGGGACATGTGTGGCCGGCAGAAGGAGTGTCCTGGCTCCTGGCAGCAGGACCACTGCCCCCCTGAATTTACCAAG TTCCACCCCACCAGCGGACCTCTAAGGGGCAGCACGAGGCTGACCCTGTGCGGCTCTAACTTCTACCTGCACCCCAATGGTCTGGTCCCCGAGGGCACTCACCGGGTCACTGTGGGCCAAAGTCCCTGCCAGCTGCTGCGCAAGGACAGCTCCAACATCAG CTCCATGCCCCGGAAGGACTATGTAGAGGAGCTTGAATGTGAGCTGGAGCCCCAGGATGCCCAGACAGCTGGGCCTGCCAACATCAGTCTCATCGTGACCAACATGCCCCCAGGCAAGCACTTCCGGGTAGATGGCATCTCCAtacagcaaggcttctctttcATG GAGCCCAGGCTGACAGCAGTACAGCCCCTCTTTGGCCCACGGGCAGGGGGCACTCGCCTCACCCTGGAAGGCCAGGGCCTGGCTGTAGGCAACAACCGGACTGTGCTGGTCAACGGGACTGAGTGCAGGCTGCAGGG CAGGGTCAGCGACGGACAGCTTTTCTGTACCACACCCCCCGGGGCAGCTCCGGCCAGTGTTCCCATTCACCTGCAGGTAGGGGGCGCCATGGTGCCTGGCTCCTGGACCTTCCACTACCGAGAGGACCCGGTTGTGCTGGGCATCAGCCCCAACTGTGGCTACAC AGGCTCCCATGTCACCATCCGTGGCCTGCATCTGACGTCAGTGTGGTACCTCAATCTGTCCTTCCATGACGGGCTCCGGGCAGTGGAAAGCAGG TGTATGGAGCAGCTCCCAGAGCAGCTTCGGTGCCGCCTGCCTGAATACGTGGTCCGAGGCTCCCAGGGGTGGGTGCCAGGGAACCTGAGTGCCTGGGGGGACGGAGCAGCTGGCTTCACACTGCCGGGCTTTcgcttcctgcccccaccccacccacccagcacTGACCTGGCCCCCCTGAAGCCTGAAGAGAATGCCATTAAGTTCGAG TACATCGGGCTGGGCGCTGTGGCTGACTGCGTGGATGTGAACGTGACCGTGGGCGGTACGAGCTGCCAGCACGAGCTCCGGGGGGATGTGGTCGTCTGCCCCCTGTCTGCCTCCCTGCAGCTTGGCATGGACGGCGCTCTGCTGCAG GTCTGCGTGGATGGTGGATGTCACTTGCTGGGCAGGGTGGCACGGCTGGGCTCCGAGGGGGTCCCGCAGAAGACACTCCTGGGCATCCTGCTGTCCCTGCTCTTGCTTGTGGCTATACTGGCCACCGTGCTGATCCTCAACTCCCAGCGGAGGAAGCAGCTGG CCCTTCCCCTGAACCCCGAGCACCTGGCATCGTTGGAGCAGACGGGAGCTGTGCCCCTGCCTGTCCTGGGCTCAGGCTCTGACTACAGAG CGCCTGGCACTGACAGGCCGGATTCCACCCCTCGGGGCCACAAAGCATGCTGCTCAGACAGTGGGGATGGGGCCTGCGTCCCACTGCTGCAGACCGAGTCCACCCAGCTTGGGGACCTGGACCCTGCGCTCCTGGCTGAGGTCAAGGACGTGCTGATTTCCCATGAACGAGTGGTGACCCACAGTGACCAAGTCATTGGCAAAG GCCACTTTGGGGTTGTCTACCACGGAGAATACACAGACGAGGCTCAGAACCGAATCCACTGTGCCATCAAGTCACTGAGTC GCATCACGGAACTGCAGGAGGTGGAGGCCTTCCTGCGTGAGGGGCTGCTCATGCGCAGTCTGCACCACCCAAACGTGCTGGCCCTCGTCGGTATTGTGCTGCCCCCTGAAGGGCTGCCCCTTGTGCTGCTGCCCTATATGCGCCACGGAGACCTGCTGCATTTCATCCGCTCGCCCCAGCGG AACCCCACGGTGAAGGACCTCGTCAGCTTCGGCCTGCAGGTGGCCCGCGGCATGGAGTACCTAGCTGAACAGAAGTTTGTCCACAGGGACCTGGCTGCTCGGAACTGCAT GCTGGATGGGTCATTCACGGTCAAGGTGGCTGACTTCGGCCTGGCCCGCGACATCCTGGACAAAGAGTACTACAGCGTCCGCCAGCACCGCCACGCTCGCCTGCCTGTCAAATGGATGGCGCTGGAGAGCCTGCAGACCTACAGGTTTACCACCAAGTCTGACGTG TGGTCATTTGGTGTGCTGCTCTGGGAGCTGCTGACACGGGGTGCCCCACCATACCCCCACATCGACCCTTTTGACCTCGCTCACTTCCTGGCCCAGGGTCGCCGCCTGCCCCAGCCTGAGTACTGCCCCGATGCTCT GTACGCAGTGATGCAGCGCTGCTGGGCTGAGGACCCTGCGGTGCGACCCACGTTCAGAGTGCTGGCTGGGGAAGTGGAGCATGTGGCCACTGCACTGTGCGGGGACCACTACGTGCAGCTGCCCGGGGCCTACGTGAACCTGGGCCCTGGTGCCTTAGACGAGGTGAACATGCCCCTGCAGCCGTCCCTGCTCACACCCGAGCGCAGGAGCCCGGGGCGGCCCAGGCCCCTCTCAGAGCCACCGTGGCCCACGTGA